The genome window GGTGATCGAGATCGGGACCGACCACCGGGCTGGGCGCCGCGGCGGTGGCGGACCTGGGCTGCGGCAACGGCGTCCTGGCGATCGCGTCGGCGCGGGCGAACCCCGACGCGCGCTACCTGCTGGTCGACGAGTCGGCCGCCGCGCTCGCCAGCGCGCGGCGCTCGTGGACGGAGAACCTCGGGCAGCGCGCGGCCGCCTTCACGCTGGGCGACGGCCTCGCGGACGCCGCGGCGGGCAGCCTGGACGTCGTGCTGTGCAACCCGCCGTTCCATGCCGGGACGACGGTCGACGAGTGGGTCGGCGTCCGGCTGCTCGAGCAGGCGCGGCGCGCGCTGCGGCCCGGCGGGGCGCTGTACGTGGTGGCCAACCGGCACCTGCGCCACCACCGCTACCTGCGCGAGGCATTCGACGCGGTCGAGGTGCTGGGCGCCGACGCGCGGTTCAGCGCGCTGCGCGCCGTGCGCTGACCCGTCACCCGTTGTGTTGTTGCCGCTTCGGGCGACGTCGCCCGAAGTCGTCACAACTCAACGGGGTCAGCGGGCGGTCTGCACGACCTTCGCGACCTTCTCGGCGACGTTCTGCGCCTGGTCCTCGGTGGGCGCCTCGACCATCACCCGCACGATCTGCTCGGTGCCGCTGGGGCGCAGCAGGATGCGGCCGGCGCCGGCGAGCTCGACCTCGGCGCGCCGCACCGCCTCCGACACCGGACGGGCGGACGCCGCGCGCTCGCGGTCGGTGACCGGGACGTTGATCATCACCTGCGGCAGCCGGGTGACGACACGGCCCAGCTCGGCGAGCGACTTGCCGGTCTGCGCCATCCGCGACATCAGCTGCAGAGCGGTGAGCAGGCCGTCGCCGGTGGTCGCGGAGTCGAGGAACACCACGTGCCCGGACTGCTCGCCGCCGAGGGACAGCGAGTCGGCCCGCAGCTTCTCCAGCACGTAGCGGTCGCCGACGGCCGTCGTCGCGACGGTGATGCCGTGCTCGCGCATCGCGTGGTGGAAGCCGAGGTTGCTCATGGCGGTCGCCACGACGGTGTTGTCGCGCAGCTCGCCGGCCTCGCGCAGCGCGATCGCGCAGATCGCCAGGATCTGGTCGCCGTCGACGTCGTTGCCGTCGGCGTCGACGGCCAGGCACCGGTCGGCGTCCCCGTCGTGCGCGATGCCGAGGTCGGCGCCGTGCTCGCGGACGGCGGCGCGCAGCTCGTCGAGGTGCGTCGAGCCGACGCCGTCGTTGATGTTGGTCCCGTCGGGGGACGCGCCGATCACGACGACCTCCGCGCCGGCCCGCCGGTAGACGTCCGGCGCGACGTGCGAGGCCGCGCCGTGCGCGCAGTCGACGACCACCTTGATCCCGTTCAGCGGGGCCGGCGTGCAGACCAGCAGGTGGTCGGCGTACGCGCCCTCGGCCTCGAGGTGATCGGTGACCCGCCCGACGTCCGCGCCGGTGGGGCGGTCCCACGGCTCGTCGCTCAGCACGAGCCGCTCGATCTCGCTCTCCACCTCGTCGGGCAGCTTGTGGCCGCCCCGGGCGAAGATCTTGATCCCGTTGTCCGGCATCGGGTTGTGGCTGGCCGACAGCATCACGCCGATGTCGGCGCGGAAGTGCGAGGTCAGGAACGCCAGCGCGGGGGTCGGCAGCATGCCGACCCGGATCACGTCGGCACCGGCGGACGCGAGGCCCGCGACCACCGCACCCTCGAGCATCTCGCCGCTGGCCCGGCCGTCGCGGCCGATCACCGCCAGCGGACGCCGCCCGTCGACGTCCTCGAGCAGGACCCGCGCGGCGGCCTCCCCCACCCGTAGCGCGAGCGCCGGCGTCAGCAGCTCACCGTTGGCCAGGCCACGCACCCCGTC of Cumulibacter manganitolerans contains these proteins:
- a CDS encoding class I SAM-dependent methyltransferase; the protein is MADLGCGNGVLAIASARANPDARYLLVDESAAALASARRSWTENLGQRAAAFTLGDGLADAAAGSLDVVLCNPPFHAGTTVDEWVGVRLLEQARRALRPGGALYVVANRHLRHHRYLREAFDAVEVLGADARFSALRAVR
- the glmM gene encoding phosphoglucosamine mutase, encoding MGRLFGTDGVRGLANGELLTPALALRVGEAAARVLLEDVDGRRPLAVIGRDGRASGEMLEGAVVAGLASAGADVIRVGMLPTPALAFLTSHFRADIGVMLSASHNPMPDNGIKIFARGGHKLPDEVESEIERLVLSDEPWDRPTGADVGRVTDHLEAEGAYADHLLVCTPAPLNGIKVVVDCAHGAASHVAPDVYRRAGAEVVVIGASPDGTNINDGVGSTHLDELRAAVREHGADLGIAHDGDADRCLAVDADGNDVDGDQILAICAIALREAGELRDNTVVATAMSNLGFHHAMREHGITVATTAVGDRYVLEKLRADSLSLGGEQSGHVVFLDSATTGDGLLTALQLMSRMAQTGKSLAELGRVVTRLPQVMINVPVTDRERAASARPVSEAVRRAEVELAGAGRILLRPSGTEQIVRVMVEAPTEDQAQNVAEKVAKVVQTAR